In Marasmius oreades isolate 03SP1 chromosome 3, whole genome shotgun sequence, a single window of DNA contains:
- a CDS encoding uncharacterized protein (antiSMASH:Cluster_3.6), with product MPRLRPFLHALLALTLVLAHQEPKTEREIQVQKALQAAAYHCAPAVAEFTAARQRSWAQQVLGGNPHLPAYDDLFAEGTYQERIAAKDSTYLECSPVEETRIENNTCVLTPVVTEGPYYHTAGHPIRRNIAEYQIGLLTLLDIGVIDVNTCKPLPNVLVDIWHANATGHYAGHPFPKPELVNEKPQVGGKRSGLLSAFPRTVYEESWLRGAWPTDRNGVAQFTTIFPGYYTGRATHVHTKVFTSWEPLPNGTFDAGNLAHVGQFFFEDNVNLQVDKACTFFLSPLPVLTSRNQMHPYTDNPIRHTYGRTRNWRDSLNIFEDSLGPEGQYYPVFKTHLLGGILNQGVIAYITMGINASASYDNWWKG from the exons ATGCCTCGTCTACGCCCCTTTCTGCATGCTCTACTCGCCCTAACCCTCGTTCTGGCCCATCAAGAACCCAAGACTGAGAGAGAAATTCAAGTACAAAAGGCTTTGCAGGCTGCTGCTTATCAT TGTGCTCCTGCAGTTGCCGAGTTCACAGCTGCTCGTCAGCGTTCCTGGGCCCAACAAGTTCTCGGTGGCAATCCTCACCTACCCGCATACGATGATCTGTTTGCGGAAGGAACATATCAAGAGCGAATAGCCGCCAAGGACTCCACCTATCTTGAGTGTTCGCCTGTAGAAGAAACGAGAATCGAGAATAACACTTGTGTTTTAA CACCCGTTGTTACCGAGGGACCATATTATCACACAGCTGGTCATCCTATAAGACGCAATATTGCAGAGTATCAAATTGGATTGCTCACA CTGCTTGACATTGGGGTAATTGACGTCAATACTTGCAAACCTCTTCCCAACGTTCTCGTCGATATATGGCATGCGAACGCTACTGGTCATTACGCCGGTCACCCGTTCCCCAAGCCCGAGCTCGTCAACGAAAAGCCACAAGTTGGTGGGAAGAGAAGCGGTCTCCTTTCAGCGTTCCCGAGGACGGTATACGAGGAATCTTGGCTTCGGGGTGCATGGCCCACAGATAGGAATGGGGTCGCTCAGTTTACCA CTATTTTCCCTGGGTATTACACTGGCCGTGCAACCCATGTCCATACCAAAGTGTTCACCTCTTGGGAGCCACTGCCCAACGGTACCTTTGATGCAGGCAATCTTGCACATGTCGGCCAATTCTTTTTCGAGGACAACGTGAACCTACAAGTCGATAAGGCCTGtactttttttctctctccgCTTCCCGTTCTAACGAGCCGAAATCAGATGCACCCATACACCGACAATCCCATCCGCCACACGTACGGCCGAACACGAAATTGGCGTGACTCGTTGAACATATTTGAGGACTCGCTAGGCCCTGAAGGTCAATACTATCCCGTTTTCAAGACACACTTACTCGGTGGTATTCTGAATCAAGGCGTTATCGCGTATATAACGATG GGTATTAACGCGAGTGCCTCTTATGACAACTGGTGGAAAGGCTAA